From Diorhabda carinulata isolate Delta chromosome Y, icDioCari1.1, whole genome shotgun sequence:
AACTCCTTTTTAAAATCTTAAGTATTGCTTGTTTAACTGTTTTAACCGCATTTTCAGCTTGACCATTAGATGATGGATGAAAAGgtgcaatttctttaaattctaTGTTGTTTTTACCTAAAAATGTTTggaattcattatatttaaaagtaGTAGCGTTGTCAGAAACTAAAGCAAAAGGTAAGccaaatctacaaaaaatatcccttaaaatatttattgttgcaCTAGATTTAGTGTTTGAAGTGACAACAGCTTCTAGCCATTTTGTATGAGCATCAACtaacactaaaatatatttatcaagaattggacctaaaaaatcaatatgaatTCTTTCCCATGGTCTATCAGGAAAATCCCAATTTTTTAATGGTGTTTTGGGAGGATCACTTTtagtttttaaacaatattcggaagatttaattacattttcaatatcataACTAATTTGCTGCCACCATACATAAGAACGAGGCAAGCTTTTAGTTTTGATCATTCCAAAATGAGAAGAATGTAGTTGTTTTAAATTACAGGGAATTACGACTTTGTGTCCCAGCATCAAACAACCATCGACAACAATaaagttgtttttataattaagatAAGGTTTACATAACTGTGGTATCTTTTTCGGCCACCCCatattaacatatttacaaGTTTGTTGAGTTTCCGTCTTGATCTGTTCCCAAACAATCGGCAAATCAGTATTTGAGGCAATAAAGTTTAACTAAGAACTCTCAATGTCAAACTCTTTTAATTCTTCCCCTAAGGGTAAACGAGAAAAATAGTCAGCTGTATTATCTTTTGATTGCACATACTccacatcaaaaacaaaattagaaagtaTTAGAGCCCAACGTTGCAATCTATTAGTGGCAAGTGGTGGAATGCCTCtcttatttccaaataaagttACAAAACATTTGGCATCAGTTTTTATCGTGAATCTCCTACCATACAGATACTGATAAAACTTCTTCACACCAAAAACAATGGCTAAAGCTTCTTTTTCTActtgagaatatttttgttgactGCTAGAAAGTGTTAAAGATGCAAAACCAATGGgtttttctacattattaatGGCATGTGAAATCATAGCTCCAACACCATAATAAGAACTATCAACAGTTAACTTTATTGGTAAATTTGGGTTATAATGCTCCAAAAAGGAAGCAGAgctaattatgtttttaattttattatatgccATTGTACATTGTTCAGACCAAATAAActcaacatttttcttcaataaactgTACAAATGCTGAAGTACTGAGGCCGCGTTaggtataaatttattataaaaattcacaaaccCCAAAAATGATCtaagttgaataatattttgaggTACTGAGCTTCAACAATCGCTCTAACTTTATGTTCACTTGTATTCAATCTGTATTTATCAATTGTGTAACCCAAATAATGTActgagtttttgaaaaattcacatttGTCTAATGCTACAATAAGACCACTTTTTTGTAacctatccaaaactttttcaaccttttttaaataaaaaccccTGATTTTTCCAGTAATTAAAATGTCATCTAAAAAGCAAACAACCCCATCTAAACCTAAGATTTGTTCCATTATTCTTTGAAACATTGCTGGAGCACTAGTAATACCAAAAGGTAAacgattataaataaataacccCTTTGAAGTATTGAAAGTTGTTAATTTCTTTGACTCATTGTCTAACTCAATCTGCTGATATGCTTGAGAaagatcaatttttgaaaactcaaCTCCGCCTTGTAGTTTCCTCAATACAGGGCAATGGGTATTTATCAATTAACAATACAGGATTAAGAGTAATTTTATAGTCACCACAAATTCTGATGGTTCCATTTTTCTTAGCTACTGGTACAATGGGTGTTGCCCAACTGCTGTATGATACTGGGCTCAAGATGTTTTCAGTGACAAGTCGGTCTAGTTCCGCCTCAACTCCTCGGCATAAGGCAAAAGGAATGGAACAGGCTTTGCAAAACTTGGGCTTGGCTCCCTCTTGCTTATCCAGTCGCAGAGTACCTGCATTAAATTTACCCAAGGAAGGAAAAAATACTTTAGAATACTTCTTCGAtaacattttcattatcttAATTACATTTATATCCTCAATTTGTAgcaagttttcatttttatcaatcaatcaattattaatGCCATTTAcatttagtttaaataaattgaaaaaatctctaCCCAATAATGGAGGGCCCCcattagaaattatataaaaccgtattgtttttgtttttaaattaaaggtCACTTCTACCTCATTAAATCCCAAAGGATGAATACTTGAACCATCATAACTTGCCAAAGTTTTGCTGGTTCGATAAACAATGAActtattcaaatgtttttctctaAATAGTTCAGAAATTACAGAGACCGAGGCCCCTGTGTCCAATTGAAAAGTAAACAGTTgcttatttattgttatttcaattgtgatttcatcatttgaagcagataaattaaaaatgtgatCAAACTTACTATTTTCATCAGATGATAAATcagaattattaatatttaaaaaataattacaccTCTTAAGTTTTTTCTGGCAAATATTGGCTAAGTGGcctttttcattacaaaaattacaaaaataatttttaaaaacacactTATCTCTGTTATGTCATGTTTTTCCGCAGACCTGATTGACATTTGACGAGTTGACAGGTTGGCGTCAACTAGGGCCGGCTCCATCTTGCGAACTCCGCTCAAACTTGCGTTGCTGTCGGTAGCTTCCATTTTGTGGTACAGGAAACTGACGTGGTCTTCGCAGCGGCGGCGCCGACCCCTTCGTTGATGCACATggtattgatagaaaatttcttctttcacGGTTATCATGTTGATTTCTTACAATACTGGCTATATATACCATTGCTCTGTCGAGGGAAATTGTCACCTTTTCTTCAAATAGTCTCTCCAGGACCTTGGTATTATCCATCCCCATGATGAACTTGTCTCTGAGCAACGCTTCTAATTCAGTTCCGAAATCACATTTCGAAGCCAGGTTACGTAATCTTGCGGCCCATTCAGCGACCGTTTCAGCACGACTCTTCGTGGCTTCATAAAACTTCTGGCGTGCTGCAAAGGCACTGgttgttgttttaaaatatatgtcgAAAAGCTTCACGTACatcacaatgaagcaggaatgctttgtgctTACTTCacatttcatcgcacagaatggcaCAAAGTCGAGATTGcttaggccgtgacttaatgaaatttacaaccttaACTTATCTCTCAGTCGTCAGTCTAAtactaacaaaggctaatagattagcctGGCAAGCAACTTcggtactttcatcaagttgaagagaaaagtttgttttaaaactgtaactgtgaatttgaccgatttttttgttcccttttcagtgaataaacTTTCGGATATTATTTGGGCTGatggtaaaatataattctaccctacagagtgagTTGTTCCATTTTTAGCTATCAAAAAGGATATTCGATAAGAttcaattgtagcttgtctattttgctcaccagaaattgatgttttcattactgagtgtaactttaagaataagtttgaataaagggtgagaatgcttatcttatcgacggtctgataaaatcatgtcatgaactgcaacgatattttcggggattgaCACAGAAACTAGTCTTCCCgattggtcatcatcttcaacgGAAAATTCACCTGTTTTGAAGCTCgaagtccaatttttcacgggcgcatacgaaggacattgatcaccaaggttATTGAGCAtatattcgtaaatctgcttacctcttaacccttttaaatgcAGGTttttgatgatggctcgatactccaatttttcgattttcataatttcggtggacatattttttcttttaatttattgcgtaactctggtttatttttttggcatgaaactttacaccaacacttctaataagttattaagTTCGTTGCTAtgataacgcaatattttgtttatgcatggaactggtgtAGGCTATCTAGATATAAATACATGGTCGTATAGTTCAGATCAGGGACGACAATGACCctccactttgggattctcaaatatttgaggttatctactcgaaaataacgttttcatcactttagggttatgtaacacaatacctatttgttggggtttatatagaggatacaaaaatattaaattgtccacagtatccagtacaagatgagtaattattaaacttaccactgaatttttaagttgttctaattcagtctaagtaattatagctagtatttccttcaagaaataatccatcgatgatttgcagttattacaaatacca
This genomic window contains:
- the LOC130903092 gene encoding uncharacterized protein K02A2.6-like; translation: MLSKKYSKVFFPSLGKFNAGTLRLDKQEGAKPKFCKACSIPFALCRGVEAELDRLVTENILSPVSYSSWATPIVPVAKKNGTIRICGKNNIEFKEIAPFHPSSNGQAENAVKTVKQAILKILKRSSLSELNRNLNNFLLSYRITPHCSTGKYPANLMFQINIRSVYDFWNNNVNIVNHTAIDVTDFSISKQNVIGDHVAVRDYRVVN